The following coding sequences are from one uncultured Desulfobacter sp. window:
- a CDS encoding response regulator: protein MFLLIWGAVFIIFAMLILFLPALAGKPLCLTFFMINGSFIVLLLSWLKSAKVFMQETGLILSKSKDLIWAMDSRLNLTVVCGNLEQITGKNAVTLLNKPLASILTEDAKTQFNARIRENLSFSMECLICNGKHATLPVEIIAEPIHGPGQDTFYGIIRDISAQKKILALEKEVNRSKKFKTLGKLAGSVAHDLNNILAGIATYPEILLLDDALAPKVREGLTIIKDSGQNASAVVSDLLTISKGVREDCQVLNLNTLIERFMDGPEFKKIKSGYKNIEVETCLEPELLTISGSYIHVEKTIMYLLINAFEETAATADSGNGTILLSTANYYLAGKKDEHAKQNPASDEYVKLEVRDTGKMIPEADLNQIFDPFFAQKKRKRSGTGLGLTVVKNTVVNHRGKISVASDENGTTFTLLFPILRSELPMTNRPASLEEIKGHGETLLVVDDLASQRKIAETILKYLGYKVFSVSDGMRALDFVLQTPVDLLILDMVMAPSISGLETYRRIKKIQPDQKAILASGHSESEDVLKAQSIGAGAFIKKPYTILDMGIAVKEELEK from the coding sequence GTGTTCCTACTGATCTGGGGTGCCGTGTTTATCATTTTCGCCATGCTGATCCTTTTTTTGCCGGCGTTGGCAGGCAAACCCCTTTGCCTGACTTTTTTCATGATCAACGGATCATTTATTGTCCTGCTCCTTTCATGGCTTAAAAGCGCTAAGGTTTTTATGCAGGAAACCGGATTGATATTATCTAAATCAAAGGATTTGATATGGGCCATGGACTCCCGGCTGAACCTTACGGTTGTCTGCGGAAACCTTGAACAGATAACCGGTAAAAATGCCGTGACGCTTTTAAATAAACCCCTGGCGTCCATTTTAACCGAAGACGCAAAAACTCAATTTAACGCCCGTATTCGTGAAAACCTGTCCTTTTCCATGGAATGCCTTATTTGCAACGGCAAACACGCAACGCTGCCTGTGGAAATTATTGCCGAGCCGATCCACGGCCCAGGCCAGGATACATTTTACGGAATCATACGGGATATCTCAGCCCAGAAAAAAATACTGGCCCTTGAAAAAGAAGTGAACCGCTCAAAAAAATTTAAAACCCTGGGTAAGCTTGCCGGCAGTGTTGCCCATGACCTGAACAATATACTGGCAGGCATTGCCACCTATCCTGAAATCCTGCTTCTTGATGACGCACTGGCCCCCAAGGTCCGGGAAGGCCTGACCATTATCAAAGATTCCGGTCAGAACGCCTCTGCCGTGGTCAGTGACCTGTTAACCATATCCAAAGGCGTCCGGGAGGATTGCCAGGTCCTGAATCTCAATACACTTATCGAACGGTTCATGGACGGTCCTGAATTTAAAAAAATAAAATCCGGCTACAAAAATATAGAAGTCGAAACCTGCCTTGAACCTGAACTTTTAACCATCTCCGGCTCATATATACACGTTGAAAAAACGATTATGTATCTTCTGATCAATGCCTTTGAAGAGACTGCGGCAACGGCAGACTCCGGCAACGGGACGATATTGCTTTCAACAGCCAACTATTATCTGGCCGGCAAGAAAGATGAACACGCAAAACAAAATCCGGCTTCGGATGAATATGTAAAGCTTGAAGTGCGGGATACAGGCAAAATGATACCCGAAGCGGATCTGAATCAAATCTTTGATCCCTTTTTTGCCCAAAAAAAAAGAAAGAGATCCGGCACGGGTCTTGGCCTGACCGTGGTAAAGAATACGGTGGTCAACCATCGCGGAAAAATATCCGTTGCCTCGGATGAAAACGGTACAACATTTACCCTGCTGTTTCCGATCCTTCGCTCGGAACTGCCCATGACAAATCGCCCCGCATCCCTTGAAGAGATCAAAGGACACGGTGAAACCCTCCTGGTTGTGGATGACCTGGCAAGCCAGCGAAAAATTGCAGAAACCATTCTTAAATATTTAGGATATAAGGTGTTTAGTGTTTCAGACGGTATGCGTGCCCTTGACTTTGTTTTACAGACCCCTGTGGATCTATTGATTTTAGATATGGTCATGGCACCGTCCATTTCCGGACTTGAGACCTACCGGCGAATCAAAAAAATCCAGCCGGATCAAAAAGCCATTCTTGCAAGTGGACATTCGGAATCAGAAGATGTATTAAAAGCCCAGTCTATAGGCGCAGGTGCCTTTATTAAAAAGCCTTATACCATATTGGATATGGGCATTGCCGTAAAAGAGGAACTTGAGAAATAA
- a CDS encoding DUF2914 domain-containing protein, giving the protein MKTHLVDNFSEKYGMINRTSIEDRDRCLMEKFRNIVEEKEQVRAQHNAQAPQRRPWPVFALAGLILTAGILFMVYSMTADPVITESPSTQKTAEAAVPEKSAPMAQLTPADVEQQISPKETPAEELVSEASTAPVLSVKPETQPSEVVQQHPEKAAPNETLPKIVSMPDVTVPELIICRGIKNRQYVSAENNFSMKDGAKPVVWTWMNVLTEKPPQELSHIYYLNGKKFCRVILPVPYPRTRTWSKVALKKPSYAGSWRVDVVNNSGQVIARTDFTVES; this is encoded by the coding sequence ATGAAAACCCATTTGGTCGATAACTTCAGTGAGAAATACGGTATGATAAACAGGACCAGCATCGAGGACCGTGACCGGTGCCTCATGGAAAAATTTCGAAACATTGTCGAGGAAAAGGAGCAAGTCAGAGCGCAGCACAATGCCCAGGCGCCCCAGAGACGTCCATGGCCTGTCTTCGCATTGGCAGGACTCATTCTGACGGCAGGTATCTTGTTTATGGTCTATAGCATGACTGCTGATCCCGTGATAACGGAATCCCCCTCCACCCAAAAAACAGCAGAGGCTGCTGTCCCGGAAAAATCTGCCCCCATGGCGCAACTCACACCAGCGGATGTTGAGCAACAGATCTCCCCCAAAGAAACACCGGCCGAAGAGCTTGTGTCTGAAGCATCCACCGCTCCTGTTTTGTCCGTAAAACCGGAGACACAGCCTTCTGAAGTTGTACAACAGCACCCGGAAAAAGCGGCACCCAATGAAACACTTCCTAAAATCGTCAGTATGCCTGACGTGACCGTCCCGGAACTGATCATCTGCCGCGGCATAAAAAACAGGCAATATGTATCTGCGGAGAACAATTTTTCTATGAAAGACGGTGCAAAGCCCGTGGTCTGGACATGGATGAACGTCCTGACCGAAAAGCCCCCCCAGGAGCTGAGCCACATCTATTACCTCAACGGCAAAAAATTCTGTCGGGTCATTCTCCCGGTCCCCTACCCCAGGACCCGGACCTGGAGCAAAGTAGCATTAAAGAAACCCTCCTATGCCGGATCATGGCGTGTGGACGTTGTCAACAACAGCGGACAGGTCATTGCCAGAACCGATTTCACCGTTGAAAGCTGA
- a CDS encoding YkgJ family cysteine cluster protein, translating to MDLDKHFVKYEAVVSMVDQVFDRVKKEYPKEVFCREKCSDCCYAIFDLTLIEALYLNHKFNEKFSGTEKADLIAIADKTDRALVKMKRDAYKKVKDGADQLEIVGRMSQERVRCPLLGDNNLCLMYDNRPITCRVYGIPTSTAGASHICGRTNFVQGKAYPTLNMDKIYTQLQLLSAELVKDIKSTNIRMHELLIPVSMAMVTQFNDEFLGVKQDG from the coding sequence ATGGATTTAGATAAACATTTTGTGAAATATGAAGCCGTTGTCAGCATGGTGGACCAGGTCTTTGACCGGGTCAAAAAAGAGTACCCCAAAGAGGTATTCTGCAGGGAAAAATGCTCGGACTGCTGCTATGCCATTTTTGATCTGACCCTGATCGAAGCACTGTATCTGAACCACAAATTTAACGAAAAATTTTCAGGTACTGAAAAAGCCGATCTCATTGCCATTGCCGATAAAACAGACCGGGCGCTGGTCAAAATGAAGCGGGATGCTTACAAAAAAGTCAAGGACGGGGCCGACCAGCTTGAAATTGTGGGAAGAATGTCCCAGGAACGGGTCCGCTGTCCCCTGCTGGGAGATAACAATCTGTGCCTGATGTACGACAACCGACCCATTACCTGCAGGGTATACGGGATTCCCACCTCCACGGCAGGGGCCTCTCACATCTGCGGCCGGACCAATTTTGTCCAGGGCAAGGCATACCCCACCCTGAACATGGATAAAATCTACACCCAGCTCCAGCTTTTGTCTGCGGAACTGGTCAAAGATATTAAATCGACCAACATCCGGATGCATGAATTGCTTATCCCTGTATCCATGGCCATGGTTACCCAGTTTAACGATGAATTTCTTGGAGTGAAACAAGATGGCTGA
- a CDS encoding helicase-related protein: protein MSEMSKASSFCKGQRWVSETEPELGLGVLDSFDARTITLLFPGSDCTRTYSRAAAPIKRMRFQPGDQITGEDGTRMTVETVAENEGLLSYFQGDTQLCEHELSSVLAVDMPFSKLLSGLAGSSAKFDLRYRIQSAQGAYQTSPARGLLGGQVDLIPHQVYIADEVSARYFPRVLLSDETGLGKTIEAGLILHRLLVTSQISRVLIIVPDTLVHQWFIELYRKFSLIFRIFDQTFLTEAISAEPDMNPFLLDQLGICSESFVSASDQVKTGLRDAGWDMVVMDEAHHMAQDSALYQFLAGLNPQTRGMMLLTATPEQMGIETHFAQLKLLDPVRYHDLSAFVEELEGYKVVAQQVREKLDREESPQALLDAFGPGRVIFRNRRRSIKGFPERQVSLIPLEGSCASKDDLSGDPKVACLAQLCRSLKPEKILVICRSRQTASALIKALEDHVSVDAARFDESMDLLTRDRQAAWFADPDGARLLICSEIGSEGRNFQFVHHLFLYDLPVNPELLEQRIGRVDRIGQKEKIVIHVPYIRNTAHEILALWYDRGIGLFKENVNGLHAVYTQFKSRVRQLMVQVDKQAVGVADDDMSQKINGLIHDTAAFVDQVTRNLDQGRHILLELNSFKPDSAHDLIQIIQQTEKSQDLQSLMTDLLDLYGIETDHITEAAGNSVVSFIPDRMTDENFPSLSGGGKFVTFDRATAIARDDLDFLTWDHPFVRRVMEYFTTQGEGQASVARLSGTGGQGLILETVFLLDLPDGNTSLAERFFPALPIRVVVDHNGEPLSAGDLPADWESSLVPDDPGWFLGLPQLVQEILPDMLDKSRNLARKTAQDHRLDGAAEMEKVLTRERDRLAVLSKINPGISGKEADAVTKDQAHFKSLILNARLRLDAVRLIRLFE from the coding sequence ATGAGCGAAATGTCTAAGGCAAGCAGTTTTTGTAAAGGGCAACGATGGGTTTCTGAAACCGAACCTGAACTTGGACTGGGCGTCCTTGATTCTTTTGATGCAAGGACCATTACCCTACTTTTCCCGGGTTCGGACTGCACCAGGACATACAGCCGGGCGGCAGCGCCCATTAAACGGATGCGGTTTCAGCCGGGGGACCAAATCACCGGAGAAGACGGAACCCGGATGACCGTGGAGACCGTGGCGGAAAATGAAGGCTTGTTGAGCTATTTTCAGGGAGACACCCAGCTTTGTGAGCATGAACTCTCGTCGGTTCTGGCTGTGGATATGCCGTTTTCCAAACTTCTTTCCGGGCTTGCCGGTTCATCTGCCAAATTTGATTTAAGATACCGTATCCAATCGGCCCAGGGGGCATATCAGACATCTCCGGCCCGGGGACTGTTGGGCGGCCAGGTGGATTTGATTCCCCATCAGGTCTATATTGCCGATGAGGTGTCCGCTCGTTATTTCCCCCGGGTTCTGCTCTCCGATGAAACGGGCCTGGGCAAGACCATCGAAGCGGGTCTGATTCTTCACCGGCTTCTGGTCACGTCCCAAATTTCAAGGGTGCTGATTATTGTCCCCGATACCCTGGTGCACCAGTGGTTTATTGAGTTGTATCGAAAATTCAGTTTGATTTTTCGAATTTTTGATCAAACCTTTTTAACCGAGGCGATCTCGGCTGAACCGGACATGAATCCGTTTCTTCTGGATCAGCTGGGGATCTGTTCCGAATCGTTCGTCAGCGCCTCGGATCAGGTGAAAACGGGGTTGCGCGATGCCGGCTGGGATATGGTGGTCATGGACGAGGCCCACCATATGGCCCAGGATTCAGCACTTTATCAATTCCTGGCGGGATTGAACCCCCAAACCCGGGGGATGATGCTTTTGACCGCAACGCCGGAGCAGATGGGAATCGAGACCCATTTTGCCCAGTTAAAACTTTTAGATCCGGTGCGTTATCATGATTTGTCTGCTTTTGTGGAAGAGTTGGAAGGGTATAAAGTTGTGGCGCAGCAAGTCAGGGAGAAATTGGACCGCGAAGAGTCCCCACAGGCGTTGCTGGACGCCTTTGGACCCGGCAGGGTGATTTTCAGAAACAGACGTCGATCGATCAAAGGGTTTCCGGAAAGGCAGGTGAGCCTGATTCCATTAGAAGGGTCCTGCGCCTCGAAAGACGACTTGAGTGGTGACCCCAAAGTCGCCTGTCTTGCGCAACTATGCCGATCTTTAAAACCTGAGAAAATTCTGGTGATCTGCCGTTCAAGGCAGACGGCCTCAGCGTTGATCAAGGCGCTTGAGGACCATGTCAGCGTGGATGCGGCCCGGTTCGACGAAAGCATGGACCTGCTGACCAGGGATCGTCAGGCGGCCTGGTTTGCCGATCCTGACGGGGCAAGATTGCTGATCTGTTCTGAAATCGGCAGTGAAGGACGAAATTTTCAGTTTGTCCACCATCTTTTTCTTTATGATCTTCCGGTAAATCCTGAGCTTTTAGAGCAGCGCATCGGCCGGGTGGACCGCATTGGCCAAAAGGAAAAAATTGTCATCCATGTGCCGTATATCCGCAACACCGCCCATGAGATTCTGGCCCTGTGGTATGACCGGGGAATCGGCCTTTTTAAAGAGAATGTCAACGGGTTGCACGCCGTATATACCCAATTTAAATCCCGTGTGAGGCAGTTGATGGTACAGGTGGATAAGCAGGCGGTGGGCGTGGCCGATGATGACATGTCACAGAAAATAAACGGTTTGATCCATGACACCGCAGCATTTGTAGATCAAGTTACCCGGAATCTGGACCAGGGGCGTCATATCCTTCTGGAATTAAATTCTTTCAAGCCGGATTCCGCCCATGACTTGATTCAAATAATCCAGCAAACCGAAAAATCCCAGGATCTCCAAAGTTTGATGACGGATCTGCTGGATCTCTACGGCATTGAAACTGATCATATCACCGAGGCGGCGGGCAATTCGGTGGTCTCTTTCATCCCCGACCGCATGACCGATGAAAATTTTCCCTCACTGAGCGGGGGCGGCAAATTTGTTACCTTTGACAGGGCTACCGCCATTGCCCGGGACGATCTTGATTTTTTAACCTGGGATCATCCCTTTGTGCGCCGGGTGATGGAGTATTTTACGACCCAGGGCGAAGGCCAGGCTTCCGTGGCCAGGCTTTCGGGCACAGGAGGTCAGGGCCTGATTCTTGAGACGGTTTTCCTTTTAGACCTTCCTGATGGGAACACGTCCTTGGCCGAGCGGTTTTTCCCCGCCCTGCCCATCCGTGTAGTGGTGGACCATAATGGAGAACCTTTATCCGCGGGAGATCTGCCTGCCGACTGGGAATCTTCTCTGGTGCCGGATGACCCGGGCTGGTTTCTGGGGCTGCCCCAACTGGTTCAAGAGATACTGCCGGATATGCTTGATAAAAGCCGGAACCTGGCCCGCAAAACCGCCCAGGACCATCGCCTTGACGGGGCTGCTGAAATGGAGAAGGTGCTGACCCGGGAAAGGGATCGTTTGGCCGTCCTTTCAAAAATTAACCCCGGGATTTCGGGTAAGGAAGCGGATGCCGTGACCAAAGATCAGGCGCATTTTAAATCCCTGATCCTGAACGCAAGACTTCGGCTGGATGCGGTACGGCTTATTCGGCTTTTTGAGTAG
- the panC gene encoding pantoate--beta-alanine ligase, with protein sequence MDILKTKTEMQAWSAEKKKQGKTISFVPTMGYLHRGHASLLDIGKPLGDELVLSIFVNPTQFGPNEDLDAYPSNIKNDLDLARQAGVTAVFLPDKNEMYGPDYQTHVSLDHLPQYLCGRSRPVHFGGVATVVTKLFNIVMPDVAVFGKKDFQQLAIIRQMVEDLDFNIQIIGGEIIREEDGLAMSSRNAYLTPEQRKSAVCLSQAIARLKQKVAQGVRSVPDLVSEAQAFIHSFEHTRVDYIECCDPKTLKPVETIQAETLVAMAVRVGKSRLIDNALIAPA encoded by the coding sequence ATGGATATTCTAAAAACAAAAACGGAAATGCAGGCCTGGTCTGCCGAAAAGAAAAAACAGGGAAAGACCATCAGTTTTGTACCCACCATGGGGTACCTTCACAGGGGGCATGCGTCCCTGCTTGACATCGGCAAACCCTTGGGTGATGAACTGGTCCTGAGCATTTTTGTCAACCCCACCCAGTTTGGTCCCAACGAAGACCTGGACGCCTATCCCAGCAACATAAAAAACGATCTGGATCTGGCCCGGCAGGCGGGTGTGACAGCGGTTTTTCTTCCGGATAAAAACGAAATGTACGGGCCGGATTACCAGACCCATGTCTCCTTGGACCATTTGCCCCAATACCTGTGCGGCCGCTCCCGCCCGGTCCATTTCGGCGGGGTGGCCACGGTGGTGACCAAGCTGTTCAATATTGTCATGCCGGATGTGGCGGTTTTCGGAAAAAAAGACTTCCAGCAGCTGGCCATCATCAGACAGATGGTGGAAGATCTGGATTTTAACATCCAAATCATCGGCGGGGAGATCATCAGGGAAGAAGACGGGTTGGCCATGAGTTCCAGAAATGCCTATCTTACCCCGGAACAGCGTAAATCAGCGGTCTGCCTCTCCCAGGCCATTGCGCGTTTAAAACAAAAAGTTGCCCAGGGTGTCCGGTCTGTTCCGGATCTTGTCAGTGAGGCCCAGGCCTTTATTCACTCATTTGAGCACACCCGGGTGGATTACATTGAATGTTGCGATCCGAAGACCCTTAAGCCCGTGGAAACCATCCAGGCAGAAACCCTTGTTGCCATGGCGGTGCGGGTGGGAAAATCAAGGCTGATTGACAATGCCCTTATCGCGCCGGCCTAA
- a CDS encoding GGDEF domain-containing protein, whose protein sequence is MSNKPLDRFSHRLSVVFGLVFGSSLNRTHAQNKLARHIVALNGKISPSEIINEVADCLKGILGYRLFAFVNKKDAGVDVWLDPRMYKTSLESVILKDFKVQDAKDLTYLNANQDREECLEKFSLDSLVHYDHKEDNCYSRLYMMPSRPITGFHDEVVRIVLQGCSAALSKQIKIEQLKDAAAVDPLTGCYNRRAFETQLKGHAAAADRHKKRLSVFMFDLDHFKSVNDTYGHLGGDEVLKEVSRLVHRNIRTEDIFARYGGEEFIAILPETDQAHAIELADRLRRKILALRIPFNHRTIRVTASFGVAQMGADADIEKLVEDADSMLYKAKFNGRNRVMPGLIKVHRDEVAETLIQAKS, encoded by the coding sequence ATGAGCAATAAACCCCTTGATAGATTCAGCCATCGATTATCCGTTGTTTTCGGTCTGGTATTCGGATCTTCCCTGAACAGGACCCATGCTCAGAATAAACTGGCCCGCCATATTGTCGCTTTGAATGGAAAAATATCGCCGTCTGAAATTATAAATGAGGTGGCGGATTGTTTGAAGGGTATTCTCGGGTACAGGCTTTTTGCTTTTGTGAACAAAAAGGATGCCGGGGTGGATGTGTGGCTGGATCCCAGAATGTATAAAACCTCCCTGGAAAGCGTTATCCTTAAAGATTTTAAGGTTCAGGATGCCAAGGACCTGACCTATCTGAATGCGAATCAAGACCGGGAAGAGTGCCTGGAAAAATTCAGCCTGGATTCCCTGGTGCATTACGACCATAAAGAAGACAATTGTTATTCTCGGCTCTATATGATGCCCAGCAGGCCCATCACCGGGTTCCATGATGAGGTGGTCCGCATCGTACTTCAGGGGTGCAGCGCGGCCCTTTCAAAACAGATTAAGATTGAGCAACTCAAGGATGCCGCCGCCGTTGATCCCTTAACCGGATGCTATAACCGCAGGGCCTTTGAAACCCAGCTCAAGGGACATGCCGCAGCTGCCGACCGGCACAAAAAGAGGTTGTCTGTTTTTATGTTTGACCTGGATCATTTTAAGTCTGTGAACGATACCTACGGCCATTTGGGCGGCGATGAGGTATTAAAGGAAGTCAGCCGGTTGGTTCACCGGAATATACGCACGGAGGATATTTTTGCCAGGTATGGTGGCGAAGAGTTTATCGCCATCCTGCCGGAAACCGATCAGGCCCATGCCATTGAACTTGCAGACAGACTGAGACGAAAGATTCTGGCCTTGCGCATCCCCTTTAATCATCGCACCATACGCGTGACAGCCAGCTTTGGCGTGGCTCAGATGGGGGCCGATGCCGATATTGAAAAATTGGTTGAAGATGCGGATTCAATGCTCTACAAAGCAAAATTCAACGGCCGCAATAGAGTGATGCCCGGATTGATAAAGGTGCACAGGGATGAGGTTGCGGAAACACTGATCCAGGCAAAAAGTTGA
- a CDS encoding potassium channel family protein translates to MNFRLKIYSAIFVVLLSVGSIGFMLFENMSLANAVYFSIVTMATVGYGDIHPQTEIGKILTIIIIVGGVGTFLSVVASITDVFVNRREEKIRQEKVNMVLGLFFSEMGNDLLKYLVQFDNEVRALYENLKISINWKSQDFNNAYHLLEKHHISIDSHKGDLQDLLGQMQRRSDFLLRLIENPIIQEHEHFTELLRAIFHLRDELSHRTDLSALLDSDRKHLEGDISRVYKLMIFEWLRYLGYIKKNYGYLFSLAVRTNPFDPNATIVVSN, encoded by the coding sequence ATGAACTTTAGGTTAAAGATATATTCTGCAATTTTTGTTGTTTTACTTTCGGTCGGCAGTATTGGATTTATGCTGTTTGAGAATATGTCCTTGGCCAATGCCGTCTATTTTTCAATTGTAACGATGGCCACGGTGGGCTATGGGGATATCCATCCTCAAACCGAAATTGGTAAAATCTTGACCATCATCATCATTGTTGGCGGAGTCGGCACATTTTTAAGTGTTGTGGCAAGTATCACCGATGTGTTTGTCAACCGTCGTGAAGAGAAAATTCGGCAGGAAAAAGTCAATATGGTATTGGGATTGTTTTTCAGTGAAATGGGGAACGATCTTTTAAAATATTTGGTTCAATTTGACAATGAGGTTCGAGCGTTGTACGAAAATCTTAAAATTTCCATAAACTGGAAAAGTCAGGATTTCAACAATGCCTATCACCTTTTAGAAAAACATCATATCTCTATCGATTCACACAAAGGAGATCTGCAGGATTTATTGGGGCAGATGCAACGCCGGTCGGATTTTCTGTTAAGATTAATTGAAAATCCCATCATCCAGGAACACGAACATTTCACGGAATTGCTACGCGCCATATTCCATCTGCGGGATGAACTCTCACATCGCACCGACCTCTCCGCACTATTGGATTCCGACCGCAAACACCTTGAAGGGGATATCTCAAGGGTCTATAAATTAATGATATTTGAGTGGCTGCGGTATCTTGGTTATATCAAAAAAAATTATGGTTATCTTTTTTCTCTGGCCGTTCGCACCAATCCATTTGATCCCAACGCAACCATTGTTGTAAGCAATTAA
- a CDS encoding thermonuclease family protein → MRPAIQLLITMLVVLSVSQARCDVYSWVDENGIRHFSNVSLPHGEQATQIPEAVSAAIDQSNFKVTKVFDGDTVEVQGEDLEFRIRMVAIDAPETGGYKKRGQPYSQQAKKVLAQLVQGKNVRLKQYGTGGYNRILAEIFSQGENINLTMIRRGLAEVYRGRLPKTLDAGSYRKAEADARRRRVGMWSQGKAYQSPKAWRKENPR, encoded by the coding sequence ATGCGACCTGCCATCCAACTTCTTATCACCATGCTTGTGGTTTTAAGCGTATCCCAGGCCCGGTGTGATGTGTACAGCTGGGTAGACGAAAACGGAATCCGGCATTTTTCCAATGTCAGCTTGCCCCATGGCGAACAGGCCACACAAATCCCCGAAGCGGTCAGTGCTGCCATAGATCAATCCAACTTCAAGGTCACAAAAGTCTTTGACGGGGATACCGTGGAGGTCCAAGGAGAGGATCTTGAGTTTCGAATCCGCATGGTGGCCATTGACGCGCCTGAAACCGGTGGATACAAAAAAAGGGGGCAGCCCTATTCCCAACAGGCAAAAAAGGTTTTAGCGCAGCTTGTTCAGGGCAAAAACGTCCGGTTAAAACAATACGGTACCGGCGGGTATAATCGAATACTGGCGGAAATTTTTTCCCAGGGAGAGAACATTAATCTGACCATGATCCGTCGGGGGCTTGCCGAAGTCTATCGGGGCAGATTGCCCAAAACCCTTGATGCCGGGTCTTACAGGAAGGCCGAGGCGGATGCCAGGCGCAGACGGGTGGGTATGTGGTCCCAGGGAAAGGCGTATCAGAGTCCCAAAGCATGGCGCAAAGAAAACCCCAGGTAG
- the mobB gene encoding molybdopterin-guanine dinucleotide biosynthesis protein B — protein MDSEKKNRIVLIVGKSNSGKTTLMEKLIRALTARGFRVGSVKHTHHDIDFDKQGKDSWRHKHAGAVASLVMTDTKVALVKEDTRPAEEKFFHYLGDVDLILGEGFKTFNFPKIEIFRKASPHEAPLCLEDPNLVAFVTDTDIRPKEKPCFGLEDIEDLADLVARDFLGSLPGRGA, from the coding sequence ATGGACAGCGAAAAAAAAAATAGGATCGTTTTAATAGTCGGCAAATCCAATTCCGGGAAAACCACGTTGATGGAAAAGCTGATCAGAGCACTGACGGCACGGGGTTTTCGCGTGGGGTCGGTGAAGCATACCCATCATGACATTGATTTTGACAAACAGGGAAAGGACAGCTGGCGGCATAAACATGCCGGGGCGGTGGCTTCCCTTGTTATGACGGATACAAAGGTGGCCCTGGTCAAAGAAGATACCCGTCCGGCCGAAGAGAAGTTTTTTCACTATCTGGGTGATGTGGACCTTATTCTTGGTGAAGGATTCAAGACATTCAATTTTCCCAAAATTGAAATTTTCAGAAAAGCCAGTCCCCATGAAGCGCCTCTATGCCTTGAAGATCCCAATCTTGTGGCTTTTGTGACGGATACGGATATCCGGCCCAAAGAAAAACCGTGTTTCGGGTTGGAGGATATAGAAGATCTTGCGGATCTGGTTGCGCGGGATTTTTTGGGTTCATTACCAGGCCGGGGAGCTTAA
- a CDS encoding 50S ribosomal protein L11 methyltransferase gives MVPFDRHRALEILNTSEVRLTARAYIRELCREFSLTPMTAKKALTSLVQSRDVAYQDLYGSTYVMEGFLKPVRITDRFFILPPDVSSIAGPNNIDIRISPGISFGTGHHPTTRLCLFALDRLFSSTTLSKRLQGGQAGDIGTGSGVLAIAACLAGIARCTAWETDANAVSEACGNVAANGLENRIDVIHDIMAPQDLKLSLVMANLRFPTLKQIAPDICSILAPGGHLVLSGVRAWEMEGLKTHYRDMGFSLGWDREEKQWGALTLTKKP, from the coding sequence ATGGTCCCCTTTGACCGGCACCGTGCCCTGGAGATCTTAAATACCTCCGAGGTACGTCTGACAGCCAGGGCATATATCCGTGAACTTTGCCGGGAATTTTCCCTGACGCCGATGACGGCAAAAAAAGCGCTCACATCCCTTGTGCAGAGCCGGGATGTGGCCTACCAGGACCTGTATGGCTCCACCTATGTCATGGAGGGCTTTTTAAAACCGGTCCGGATCACGGACCGGTTTTTTATTCTGCCCCCGGATGTATCAAGCATTGCAGGGCCCAATAATATAGACATCCGGATAAGCCCGGGGATCTCCTTCGGCACCGGCCACCATCCCACCACCCGGCTTTGTCTATTTGCCCTGGACCGGCTGTTTTCGTCGACAACGTTGTCGAAGCGGCTCCAAGGCGGTCAAGCCGGGGATATCGGTACAGGTTCAGGTGTGCTGGCCATCGCCGCCTGCCTTGCCGGCATTGCCCGGTGCACGGCCTGGGAAACAGATGCCAATGCCGTCAGCGAGGCCTGTGGCAATGTTGCCGCCAATGGGCTTGAAAACAGAATAGATGTCATCCACGACATCATGGCGCCCCAGGATTTAAAACTTTCCCTTGTTATGGCCAATTTAAGGTTTCCCACCCTGAAGCAGATTGCCCCGGACATTTGTTCCATCCTGGCACCCGGCGGCCACCTGGTTCTTTCGGGGGTCAGGGCCTGGGAAATGGAGGGGCTGAAAACCCATTACAGGGACATGGGATTTTCTTTAGGCTGGGACCGGGAAGAAAAGCAGTGGGGAGCCTTAACGCTGACCAAAAAACCATAG